Below is a window of Cytophaga hutchinsonii ATCC 33406 DNA.
GCAAAAATATTATTTGCTCTTAAGTAGTCGTATAATCCTTTACGGTTTTCAACCTGTATAATATATAAATGTAGTCCGTGATAAACGTTTTCTTTAACAGGTATGGTTTTAATCGCCGTGCCTGCAAATGCAGTATCATATCGTTTGGCAATTTCATGCCTTCTTTGCAGGCCTAGCTGTGCACGTGATAACTGAGAGACACCAAGAGCTGCATTGATATCCGACAAGCGGTAATTATACCCGAGCTCCTGCATTTCCATATACCAGCCGCCATGGTTTTCGATCAAATCAGAATTTCCCTGATAAACCATACCATGTGAACGGTATTTCAATAATTTTTTATACTGTGCTTCTGAATTGGTCGTAATCATACCACCTTCTCCGGTTGCAATATGTTTTACAGGATGAAAAGAAAAAATAGCCAGATCAGCTAATGATCCATCTCCGCAAAAATGTTTCGTATTATTTTTGTCGGTAAAATATGCGCCGGGTGCATGGCAGGAATCCTCGAGGATCCACAATCCATGTTCATCGGCCAAGGCTCTGAATGCAGCCATATCTACCGGATAACCTGCAAAATCAACGGGTATGATACCTGAAAATGTTCCTTTCGGATGTTCTTCCAGTATTGCCCGTACGTTATTGATATCCAGTAAAGCGGTTTCCGGATCAATATCTGCAAATACAACTTCTCCGCCGCAGTACCGGATGCAGTTTGCAGAAGCTGAAAATGTAATGGGCGTTGTTATTACTTTTGAATCTGCGTTTACACCTAATGCCATTGCAGATAAGTGCAAGGCCGCAGTGCCATTGGTTACTGCAACTGCATAGCTTGAACCTACATAAGCAGCAAATTTTTCTTCAAACTCTTTAACCAAGGGACCTTGTGTTAAAAATTTAGAGTGAAGTACAGCTATTACTGCATCAATATCCTGCTGCGTAATGTCTTGTGTTCCGTAAGGTATTGCTTTATCTATTTTCACAGGTTTTACTTATGCGCTGAAATCCGCATCAACATGCTTAACAATCTGTTCACGCAATTGATCTACAGATAACCATTCTGTGTTGGTTCCTGAATTATATTTGAAGCCCATTTCCACTGCTTTCGCATTAAAATGTTTTTTAAAATCTTCAAAACTCCAGGTAGGTGTTGCCGGCAATATGATATAGTATTTTTCGCATTCAACCGTGCTTAATGAATCCGTTTCCGTAATCATTTCTTCGTGCAGCTTTTCACCCGGTCTGATGCCTGTTACTTCGTACGTAGCATTCGGAGCAATGGCTTTGGCCATTTCCATAATATTGTAAGAAGGGATTTTCGGAACAAATAACTCACCGCCCCATGCATGCTCCAGGGCATACATAACCATTTCAACACCATCTTCAAGAGAAATATTAAAACGTGTCATACCTTCATGCGTGATCGGCAACATACCGCTTTTCCGTTTTTCAAGGAAAAACGGAACAACTGAACCTCTTGAACCAATCACATTTCCGTAACGTACGACTGAAAACTGAATATTACGTGCCCCTTTCATATTATTAGCCGCTACAAATAATTTATCGGAACACAATTTTGTAGCACCGTATAAATTAATCGGTGCTGCAGCTTTATCCGTTGATAAAGCAACCACTTTTTGTACACCGCTTGCTAAAGCCGCATTGATCACATTTTCCGCACCAAACACATTTGTTTTAATGCATTCCATCGGATTGTATTCTGCAGCCGGAACCTGCTTTAATGCCGCTGCGTGTACAATCACATCTATCCCTTCACATGCCTGCTTTAAACGCTCTCCATCTCTAACATCCCCGATAAAAAAACGGATGGATGGATAGTGGGAATGCGGATAATGAAGCGACATTTCATATTGTTTTAATTCATCTCTTGAATAAATAACAACCCTTTTAACCTTTGGAAATCTCTTGTATACGGTCTCAACAAATTTTTTCCCAAATGAACCTGTACCACCTGTTATTAGTATTGATTTATTATTTAGATCAAGCATATTCGTATGTATTCAACTCTTTTATTTAATATTCGATTTGGCTTAGTTGCCGTACTCTGCAATTGGTTTAACTATAGTCAGTCCTTTGTTTGCTGCATCTGCGAAAACAGCAGATGAAATGGGAGATTGTTTTAATCCCTCTACCATGTTGGCAGATTTCAATAAACTGTTTTTTAAATAGCGTTCAAGATGTGCATCCTTTTTCCCAAAAGAAAAGAAAAATGCCATCCGTACGTTGTCTTCATCTATTTTTAGAAAATCAGGAACATTCTTTTCTAAATAATCAACAGGGAAATTCGGAAGCATTTTCAAGCGTACTGCATTACCGCTATGAAGCGTACGCAGATCCCAGAAAACTAAATCTCCTTCCTCAATATCCAGTAAAACCGATTTTCCTGATTTGTTTTTATTAGAAGCAATACGCACTTTAAGTCCACCGCTATATTTCTTATGATTCTGAAGATACAAACCCATTCGTATAA
It encodes the following:
- the pseC gene encoding UDP-4-amino-4,6-dideoxy-N-acetyl-beta-L-altrosamine transaminase; this translates as MDKAIPYGTQDITQQDIDAVIAVLHSKFLTQGPLVKEFEEKFAAYVGSSYAVAVTNGTAALHLSAMALGVNADSKVITTPITFSASANCIRYCGGEVVFADIDPETALLDINNVRAILEEHPKGTFSGIIPVDFAGYPVDMAAFRALADEHGLWILEDSCHAPGAYFTDKNNTKHFCGDGSLADLAIFSFHPVKHIATGEGGMITTNSEAQYKKLLKYRSHGMVYQGNSDLIENHGGWYMEMQELGYNYRLSDINAALGVSQLSRAQLGLQRRHEIAKRYDTAFAGTAIKTIPVKENVYHGLHLYIIQVENRKGLYDYLRANNIFAQVHYVPVHLMPYYQSLGSKKGDMPVAEKYYDHCLSIPMYPTLTDDEQVYVIEKILNFYN
- the pseB gene encoding UDP-N-acetylglucosamine 4,6-dehydratase (inverting), translated to MLDLNNKSILITGGTGSFGKKFVETVYKRFPKVKRVVIYSRDELKQYEMSLHYPHSHYPSIRFFIGDVRDGERLKQACEGIDVIVHAAALKQVPAAEYNPMECIKTNVFGAENVINAALASGVQKVVALSTDKAAAPINLYGATKLCSDKLFVAANNMKGARNIQFSVVRYGNVIGSRGSVVPFFLEKRKSGMLPITHEGMTRFNISLEDGVEMVMYALEHAWGGELFVPKIPSYNIMEMAKAIAPNATYEVTGIRPGEKLHEEMITETDSLSTVECEKYYIILPATPTWSFEDFKKHFNAKAVEMGFKYNSGTNTEWLSVDQLREQIVKHVDADFSA